The Bacillota bacterium genome has a window encoding:
- a CDS encoding nitroreductase family protein — protein sequence MELFEAILSRRSVRRYAPDPIPPEVAGRLLEAATWAPSGGNIQPWQFVVTSDPGQIEELKSVSPGMFGRPRLVVACCVDRRRAEERSGPGGLHIATLDVAMATQNLLLAAHGLGLGACAILSFHPAAVQELLGCPGWVVPTLLVAAGYPEAETPRPSRRPLEEVTHHGAWGRRETPGERGAGS from the coding sequence ATGGAACTGTTCGAGGCGATACTCTCAAGACGCAGCGTCAGGAGGTACGCGCCGGACCCCATTCCCCCGGAGGTCGCCGGGAGGCTCCTGGAGGCCGCCACGTGGGCTCCCAGCGGGGGCAACATCCAGCCCTGGCAGTTCGTCGTCACCAGTGATCCTGGGCAGATCGAGGAGTTGAAGAGCGTCTCGCCAGGCATGTTCGGAAGGCCCCGCCTCGTTGTGGCCTGCTGCGTGGATCGCCGGCGAGCGGAGGAAAGGTCTGGCCCGGGAGGACTCCACATAGCAACCCTGGATGTGGCCATGGCCACTCAGAACCTCCTCCTTGCCGCGCACGGCCTCGGCCTGGGCGCCTGTGCCATCCTGTCCTTTCACCCCGCCGCCGTGCAAGAACTCCTCGGGTGCCCTGGATGGGTGGTGCCAACGCTGCTGGTGGCCGCAGGCTACCCCGAAGCTGAAACCCCGAGACCCTCCCGGCGCCCCTTGGAGGAGGTAACACACCACGGGGCCTGGGGCCGGCGTGAAACACCAGGTGAAAGGGGCGCAGGGTCGTGA